The Littorina saxatilis isolate snail1 linkage group LG13, US_GU_Lsax_2.0, whole genome shotgun sequence genome contains a region encoding:
- the LOC138945881 gene encoding paraneoplastic antigen Ma3 homolog has protein sequence MATGGTTTSGDHDRVIAELQRQLQDLQSHYESELKHLSGRMDTEREVNVQVQPPPSLPKLKVFTGLPATSTQETSFEAWKRQASEVNDDVLVIDKVGLLKRSLKGAAHEHVRGKNYATVDDLIKDLDKLFGELKSAEEMYLELCQSRMMKTQTKADFLMTLSTKMKEVQKTAGFSNEEYQRRLYYAFSKGLIDSLFALELRNKFGMPGDTKPAFSDLYRYVRQIEGLEAGKQKAQVGAHAAPSPPPDFTQERTEAPQQQGRRKIYCYKCGENGHFYRDCTKPANARLVVQKEQDRRRQENEWRRRKGLPELPLN, from the coding sequence ATGGCGACCGGAGGAACTACTACCTCTGGTGACCACGACAGGGTAATCGCCGAACTCCAGCGACAACTCCAGGACTTACAGTCTCATTATGAGAGTGAACTCAAACATCTGTCTGGGAGAATGGACACAGAGCGAGAGGTGAACGTACAAGTGCAACCACCTCCGTCACTACCCAAGCTGAAGGTTTTCACTGGCTTACCAGCCACATCAACACAGGAAACTTCCTTCGAAGCATGGAAACGTCAAGCATCTGAAGTCAATGATGACGTTTTGGTCATAGACAAAGTGGGCCTACTGAAAAGAAGTCTGAAGGGGGCAGCGCATGAACATGTGAGAGGAAAAAACTATGCAACTGTGGATGACCTGATCAAGGACCTCGATAAGCTGTTTGGAGAACTGAAGTCAGCTGAAGAGATGTATCTGGAACTGTGCCAGTCAAGAATGATGAAAACTCAGACAAAGGCAGATTTCCTCATGACTCTGTCTACAAAGATGAAAGAAGTTCAGAAGACTGCAGGTTTTTCCAATGAAGAATACCAGAGACGTCTCTACTATGCTTTCTCCAAGGGATTGATCGACTCTTTGTTTGCACTAGAGTTGAGGAACAAGTTCGGGATGCCGGGCGACACAAAACCTGCGTTCTCCGACTTGTATCGTTATGTGCGTCAAATTGAGGGACTTGAGGCAGGAAAACAAAAGGCTCAGGTTGGGGCGCACGCAGCGCCATCACCACCTCCTGACTTCACGCAGGAGCGGACGGAGGCTCCACAACAGCAGGGCAGAAGAAAGATTTATTGCTACAAATGTGGTGAAAATGGACATTTCTATCGGGACTGTACTAAGCCCGCTAATGCACGCCTTGTTGTGCAGAAAGAACAAGATAGGCGAAGACAAGAGAACGAGTGGCGGAGAAGAAAGGGACTCCCAGAACTCCCTTTAAACTGA